The following proteins are encoded in a genomic region of Methylobacterium tardum:
- a CDS encoding putative bifunctional diguanylate cyclase/phosphodiesterase, translating to MSGNLHTGRFEEERLIALQQLDLLDTPPSESFDRITRMASQIFNLPISAVSLTDRDRQWFKSRVGVEHCSIPREKAPCGQVAETADVLVIPDIQEDAWYADSVLGRSGIRFYAGAPLVTREGYGLGALCVLGTEPRSVNESEVAALKDLAAMVMAQIELQHAFGRVDPLSGLPSRNQFLDDLADLAAEHPDEARLVVLVDLARPEQISDYARVMGPGRVDDLVRDAARQLRGLLGSDRRLYHTAATQFAFLAPRGVRRDEYVPRLADGHRRERQLSMTGTLLTSAIGVAVFTPRSTGPQDVLRALYSAVQDARSSPDLVSVYSPVADEAYQRRYRLLQDFGPALLAGDQLRLVFQPRIDLPTGRCVGAEALLRWSHPDLGPVSPGEFVPVIEHSPHAQAMTAFVLETALAQARRWREDGYEIVISVNVSAANLHEADFGRSVQDALRRHGLEPERLELEVTESAIMQDAAQARRQLDELAAAGVRLAIDDFGTGYSSLAYLQDLPAHVVKIDRSFVLKLDEGDRESSLVRSMIGLSHDLGYRVVAEGVETVEAAHRLLSMRCDEGQGYLFARPLEVGQFATWLQEHEPGIRPAAERNV from the coding sequence ATGTCTGGGAACCTGCACACCGGGCGGTTTGAGGAAGAGCGCCTGATCGCTCTTCAGCAGCTCGATCTGCTCGACACGCCGCCGAGCGAGAGCTTCGACCGCATCACGCGGATGGCTAGCCAGATCTTCAACCTGCCGATCTCCGCGGTGTCGCTGACGGACCGCGACCGGCAATGGTTCAAGTCGCGCGTCGGCGTCGAACATTGTTCGATCCCGCGTGAGAAAGCACCTTGCGGACAGGTGGCCGAAACGGCCGACGTTCTCGTGATCCCCGACATCCAGGAGGATGCCTGGTACGCTGACAGCGTGCTCGGCCGAAGCGGCATCCGCTTCTATGCCGGCGCGCCGCTGGTCACGCGCGAAGGTTACGGGCTTGGCGCCCTGTGCGTTCTGGGTACCGAGCCACGCTCCGTCAACGAATCCGAGGTTGCCGCCCTCAAGGATCTCGCCGCGATGGTCATGGCGCAGATCGAGTTGCAGCATGCCTTCGGCAGGGTCGACCCGCTCAGCGGTTTGCCGAGCCGCAACCAGTTCCTGGACGATTTGGCCGATCTCGCCGCCGAGCATCCGGACGAGGCGAGGCTTGTCGTGCTCGTGGACCTCGCCCGTCCCGAGCAGATCAGCGACTATGCCCGCGTCATGGGCCCGGGGCGCGTCGACGATCTGGTTCGAGATGCGGCTCGGCAACTTCGGGGGCTACTCGGATCGGATCGCAGGCTCTACCACACGGCGGCCACGCAGTTCGCCTTCCTGGCGCCCCGGGGCGTCAGGCGGGACGAATATGTCCCGCGCTTGGCGGATGGCCATCGGCGGGAGCGGCAGCTCTCCATGACCGGAACGCTTCTGACCAGCGCCATCGGCGTGGCCGTATTCACGCCCCGATCCACGGGTCCGCAGGACGTGCTTCGGGCGCTCTACAGCGCGGTCCAGGACGCCCGCTCGTCGCCCGATCTCGTCAGTGTCTACTCACCCGTCGCCGACGAGGCTTATCAGCGCCGATATCGGCTGCTGCAGGACTTCGGACCGGCGCTGCTCGCCGGTGACCAGTTGCGGCTCGTATTCCAGCCGCGCATCGATCTGCCCACAGGGCGGTGCGTCGGCGCGGAGGCGCTACTCCGCTGGAGTCACCCGGACCTAGGCCCGGTATCCCCCGGCGAGTTCGTTCCGGTCATCGAGCATTCGCCCCATGCGCAGGCCATGACGGCCTTCGTCTTGGAAACGGCGCTCGCGCAGGCGCGGCGCTGGCGTGAGGACGGGTACGAGATCGTGATCTCGGTCAACGTTTCGGCCGCCAACCTGCACGAGGCGGATTTCGGCAGGTCCGTCCAGGACGCGCTCCGGCGCCATGGTCTGGAACCGGAGCGGCTGGAATTGGAGGTCACCGAGAGCGCGATCATGCAGGACGCTGCCCAAGCGCGGCGCCAGCTGGACGAACTCGCCGCCGCCGGGGTGCGCCTCGCCATCGACGATTTCGGCACCGGCTACAGCAGCCTCGCGTACCTCCAGGATCTGCCAGCTCATGTCGTGAAGATCGACCGCAGCTTCGTGCTCAAGCTTGACGAAGGTGACAGGGAGTCGTCGCTCGTCCGTTCGATGATCGGCCTCTCGCACGATCTCGGCTACCGGGTGGTCGCCGAGGGGGTCGAGACCGTCGAGGCGGCCCATCGGCTCCTCTCGATGAGGTGCGACGAGGGGCAGGGCTATCTTTTCGCACGCCCGCTGGAAGTCGGGCAGTTCGCGACTTGGCTTCAGGAACACGAACCGGGTATCCGGCCTGCAGCTGAACGCAACGTCTGA